In the genome of Vicia villosa cultivar HV-30 ecotype Madison, WI linkage group LG7, Vvil1.0, whole genome shotgun sequence, one region contains:
- the LOC131619295 gene encoding TATA box-binding protein-associated factor RNA polymerase I subunit B-like: MIEKLWEHYRNEENTESSQPGKQDNSSFNGSGSINEGCVKETSKNEKKRECFNESSHDNGSCVADDFPGSSSYDNSSKSLPDGEAFIKQLKIDMEENRFCYMPPNVKPKKLDYVHYVRKKDKGALSYVAHADYYILLRAFARVAYDNDIRILHIGVLSLERRLAWLEKKIGQCLLLKPPNISCQYYTLRPTEKSDDESEHKT; the protein is encoded by the exons atgatCGAAAAACTATGGGAACATTATCGGAATGAAGAG AATACTGAATCATCACAACCTGGAAAGCAAGACAATTCTTCTTTTAATGGCTCGGGGTCGATAAATGAAGGATGTGTCAAAGAGACAtctaaaaatgaaaagaaaagagaatgtTTCAACGAATCCTCTCATGACAATGGCAGTTGCGTTGCAGATGACTTTCCCGGAAGTTCAAGTTATGATAATTCCTCCAAGAGTTTGCCGGATGGAGAAGCCTTTATTAAACAGTTGAAAATAGACATGGAGGAAAACCGATTTTGTTACATGCCACCCAATGTCAAGCCGAAAAAACTTGATTATGTTCACTATGTTCGAAAGAAGGATAAAGGTGCCCTGTCCTATGTTGCTCATGCTGATTATTACATTTTGCTTCGGGCATTTGCTAGAGTTGCATATGATAATGACATTCGGATTTTGCATATCGGTGTTTTGAGCCTTGAAAGAAGACTTGCTTGGCTAGAGAAAAAGATTGGTCAATGCTTGCTTTTGAAACCTCCTAATATTTCTTGTCAATATTATACTCTTAGGCCAACTGAAAAATCAGATGATGAATCTGAACACAAAACTTga
- the LOC131619296 gene encoding TATA box-binding protein-associated factor RNA polymerase I subunit B-like, whose translation MDDLRVVTCGSCNFVGEPFESDDFFFCISCGEQNHDAFDNGYKEEEAIGGIYQASHQRRAPARSEAIDVLPISHYDPLSQSTLLSSLRLTNPPVKEFKVTPLICGLVGPIWLRFIAKTGVFDEDWANKVLDDSETEKEVFFNAPRRCLTYFQVQIVICKFLAFLFSGEPEDYNTRGKYRSEPHNMYGQRVVLIWFRSLKNRIPLVSTIVVSYLACHIAREAIMPSDIIKWAREGRLPYLSAFVEIEKRMKHPSIACPISSSYMFRPKRALSVYKLESHASSIAQFIGLELPPVNFYALAYRYLENLSLPVEKILPYACRIYEWSMPPDLWLSLSKDYFRLPTHVCVVSVLVVAIRILYNINGYGDWEKSLSHNGSAKDSAKNQAEHRKHDLDYVGLLQHLHATYKEIADSSGKVCLLAVLSC comes from the exons ATGGATGATCTCCGTGTAGTGACCTGTGGATCCTGTAACTTTGTGGGAGAACCTTTTGAATCGGATGACTTCTTCTTTTGCATTAGCTGCGGAGAACAAAATCACGATGCTTTTGACAATGGTTACAAAGAGGAAGAAGCCATTGGTGGTATCTACCAGGCCAGTCACCAACGTCGGGCACCTGCTCGTTCCGAAGCAATTGATGTTCTACCAATCTCACATTATGACCCATTATCCCAATCCACCTTACTTTCCAGCCTTCGGTTAACTAATCCCCCGGTTAAA GAGTTTAAGGTTACACCTTTGATATGTGGCTTGGTTGGACCTATTTGGTTGAGATTTATCGCCAAGACTGGTGTTTTCGATGAAGACTGGGCTAATAAAGTACTTGATGACTCTGAGACGGAGAAAGAAG TTTTTTTTAACGCACCTAGAAGATGTCTAACTTATTTTCAAGTGCAGATTGTAATTTGTAAATTTCTCGCTTTCTTGTTCTCAGGAGAACCAGAAGATTATAACACACGTGGTAAATACAGATCAGAACCTCACAATATGTATGGTCAGCGAGTTGTGCTTATATGGTTTAGGTCTTTAAAGAATAGGATTCCACTAGTTAGCACCATTGTTGTTTCATATTTGGCATGTCATATTGCCAGGGAAGCCATCATGCCATCAGACATAATTAAGTGGGCACGTGAAGGGAGGCTTCCATATTTATCTGCTTTTGTTGAAATTGAAAAGCGTATGAAACATCCATCAATTGCATGTCCTATCAGTTCAAGTTATATGTTCAGGCCAAAGCGAGCTCTTTCTGTTTATAAACTAGAGTCACATGCCTCGTCAATTGCCCAGTTTATAGGCTTAGAGTTACCCCCTGTTAACTTTTATGCATTAGCTTATCGTTATCTTGAAAACTTATCTCTTCCTgttgaaaagattcttccatATGCATGTCGCATTTATGAATGGTCGATGCCTCCAGATTTGTGGCTATCGTTATCCAAGGATTATTTTAGACTACCTACTCATGTTTGTGTTGTCTCGGTTCTGGTAGTAGCAATAAGGATTTTGTATAACATTAATGGTTATGGAGACTGGGAGAAAAGTTTATCTCATAATGGTAGTGCCAAAGATTCAGCCAAAAATCAAGCAGAACATCGAAAACACGATTTGGATTATGTAGGGCTTCTCCAACACCTTCACGCAACATATAAAGAGATTGCGGACAGCAGTGGTAAAGTTTGTTTACTTGCAGTATTATCTTGTTGA